One Mycolicibacterium crocinum DNA window includes the following coding sequences:
- a CDS encoding class I SAM-dependent methyltransferase — MTNMEARAAHWNERYRSVGAEHVSWFEPEPNQSLALVQLAAADHDASVIDIGGGASLLAGCLVERGYTDVSVLDVSTEALDAAKARLPKPEAVTWIHADLLEWTPNRRWQIWHDRAVFHFLTDERDRATYRSLLRRAIEPGGAAIIATFGQDGPTSCSGLPVARYSPEALGAELGPGFAMIRSGGYDHHTPAGVTQKFSWVVLRADGKAPTPK, encoded by the coding sequence ATGACGAACATGGAAGCCCGCGCGGCGCATTGGAACGAGCGGTACCGCTCGGTGGGCGCCGAGCACGTGAGTTGGTTCGAGCCGGAGCCGAATCAGTCGCTGGCTCTGGTGCAGCTGGCGGCCGCAGACCACGACGCATCGGTGATCGACATCGGAGGCGGGGCCTCGTTGCTTGCCGGATGTCTGGTCGAGCGGGGCTACACCGATGTTTCAGTCCTTGATGTCTCGACAGAGGCACTCGACGCCGCCAAGGCGCGACTGCCGAAGCCCGAGGCGGTGACCTGGATCCACGCTGATCTTCTCGAATGGACTCCGAACCGGCGGTGGCAGATCTGGCATGACAGGGCCGTGTTTCACTTCCTCACCGATGAACGCGATCGAGCCACGTACCGATCTCTGCTGCGTCGGGCAATCGAACCCGGGGGCGCAGCGATCATTGCGACCTTTGGCCAAGACGGACCGACCTCGTGTTCCGGGCTGCCGGTGGCGCGCTACAGCCCCGAAGCGCTCGGTGCCGAGCTCGGTCCGGGCTTCGCGATGATCCGTTCGGGTGGCTATGACCACCACACACCTGCGGGAGTGACGCAGAAGTTCTCGTGGGTGGTGTTGCGCGCCGACGGCAAGGCGCCCACGCCGAAGTAG
- a CDS encoding SHOCT domain-containing protein: protein MATAGEAAMCGYGWNHGWNGGWGWGGIVMSVLMLLLVVAVVVAIVFAVRYLAGGASLHHRGSSGPEGMPAEDRLADRFARGEIDGDEFRQRMALLREHR from the coding sequence GTGGCTACTGCTGGGGAGGCGGCGATGTGTGGATACGGGTGGAATCACGGCTGGAACGGCGGTTGGGGGTGGGGCGGCATCGTGATGAGCGTGCTGATGTTGCTGTTGGTCGTCGCAGTAGTCGTCGCGATCGTCTTCGCCGTCCGCTATCTGGCAGGCGGTGCGAGCCTGCACCACCGAGGCAGTTCAGGCCCTGAGGGGATGCCGGCCGAAGATCGATTGGCCGACCGTTTCGCGCGCGGCGAGATCGACGGCGACGAGTTCCGGCAGCGGATGGCCTTGCTGCGCGAACACCGCTGA
- a CDS encoding CDGSH iron-sulfur domain-containing protein translates to MSEDESRLVRIVNGGPMMVQGPVRIEMPDGTVVESDRFMVAICMCKRSKTYPLCDTSHRRRKRAGGGEASTQRPA, encoded by the coding sequence TTGAGCGAGGACGAATCCCGGCTGGTCCGGATCGTCAACGGCGGCCCCATGATGGTTCAGGGGCCGGTGCGTATCGAAATGCCTGACGGAACCGTCGTCGAGTCCGACCGATTCATGGTCGCCATCTGTATGTGTAAGCGCAGCAAGACATATCCGCTGTGCGATACCAGTCACCGCCGCCGCAAGCGTGCCGGCGGCGGTGAGGCCTCAACTCAGCGGCCGGCGTAG
- a CDS encoding FAD-binding dehydrogenase — MDADVIVVGAGLAGLVATQELSSRGKKVLLLDQENEANLGGQAFWSFGGLFLVDSPEQRRLGVKDSVELAWGDWSGSAQFDRIDDEDSWAVRWARAYVDFAAGEKRSWLLGHGIKFLPTVGWAERGDLRADGHGNSVPRFHVAWGTGTGVVEPFVNSALAAAERGLVTFRHRHRVDELVIANGSVTGVRGAILAPDDAPRGAPSNRERLGDFEFAAQAVIVTTGGIGGNHEIVRRYWPQRMGTPPASMITGVPAYVDGRMLDIAADSGVRLVNRDRMWHYTEGVQNWDPIWPGHAIRILPGPSSMWFDALGRRLPEPYLPGYDTLGTLRYLRTTPEIAGYDHSWFILTQKIIEREFALSGSEQNPDITSKDRAGFLKERLLSKGAPAPVEAFKRNGADFVVADGLDELVAKMNALTDEPLLDAGVIRRQIESRDLQMANPYAKDAQVQGIRNSRRYIGDRIGRTAAPHRILDPAAGPLIGVKLHILTRKTLGGIQTDLSSRAIGTDGNPVDGLYAAGEVAGFGGGGVHGYNALEGTFLGGCLFSGRAAGRTAAAAL, encoded by the coding sequence ATGGACGCAGATGTCATCGTCGTCGGCGCAGGCTTGGCCGGTTTGGTCGCCACCCAGGAACTGAGCAGCCGCGGCAAGAAGGTGCTGCTGCTCGACCAGGAGAACGAGGCCAATCTGGGCGGGCAGGCGTTCTGGTCGTTCGGTGGGCTGTTCCTCGTCGACAGTCCCGAGCAGCGGCGCCTGGGCGTCAAAGACAGCGTCGAACTCGCCTGGGGTGACTGGTCCGGAAGCGCGCAGTTCGACCGGATCGACGACGAGGACAGCTGGGCGGTGCGGTGGGCCCGCGCCTATGTCGACTTCGCCGCCGGCGAGAAGCGTTCGTGGTTGCTCGGGCACGGCATCAAGTTCCTTCCGACGGTCGGCTGGGCCGAGCGTGGCGACCTGCGCGCCGACGGGCACGGCAACTCGGTACCGCGATTCCACGTCGCCTGGGGGACCGGCACCGGAGTCGTCGAACCGTTCGTCAACTCGGCGTTGGCCGCCGCCGAGCGCGGACTGGTGACCTTCCGGCACCGGCACCGGGTCGACGAACTGGTCATCGCAAACGGATCCGTCACCGGCGTGCGGGGCGCCATCCTGGCACCCGATGACGCCCCTCGCGGCGCCCCGTCGAACCGGGAACGGTTGGGCGACTTCGAGTTTGCGGCCCAGGCCGTGATCGTCACCACCGGCGGCATCGGCGGAAACCACGAGATCGTGCGGCGCTACTGGCCGCAGCGGATGGGCACTCCGCCGGCGTCGATGATCACCGGAGTTCCGGCCTATGTCGACGGCCGGATGCTCGACATCGCCGCGGACTCCGGCGTGCGCCTGGTGAATCGCGACCGCATGTGGCACTACACCGAGGGTGTGCAGAACTGGGATCCGATCTGGCCCGGGCATGCCATCCGGATTCTGCCGGGGCCGTCGTCGATGTGGTTCGACGCGCTGGGCCGTCGTCTGCCCGAGCCCTACCTACCCGGCTACGACACCCTGGGCACCCTGCGCTATCTGCGCACCACTCCAGAAATCGCCGGCTATGACCACAGCTGGTTCATCCTCACCCAGAAGATCATCGAGCGGGAGTTCGCGTTGTCGGGTTCCGAACAGAACCCCGACATCACCAGCAAGGACCGGGCCGGGTTCCTCAAAGAACGATTGTTGAGCAAGGGTGCGCCGGCACCGGTCGAGGCCTTCAAACGCAACGGCGCGGATTTCGTGGTGGCCGACGGGCTCGACGAGTTGGTGGCGAAGATGAACGCGCTGACCGACGAACCACTGCTCGACGCCGGGGTGATCCGGAGGCAGATCGAGTCGCGTGATCTGCAGATGGCCAACCCGTACGCCAAAGACGCGCAGGTGCAAGGCATCCGGAATTCCCGACGCTATATCGGAGACCGCATCGGCCGGACCGCCGCCCCGCACCGGATCCTCGACCCGGCGGCGGGGCCCCTGATCGGGGTGAAGCTGCACATCCTGACGCGTAAGACTCTCGGTGGGATTCAGACCGACCTGTCGTCGCGGGCCATCGGGACGGACGGCAATCCGGTGGATGGTTTGTACGCGGCTGGGGAGGTCGCCGGGTTCGGCGGCGGCGGCGTGCACGGCTACAACGCGCTGGAGGGGACATTCCTCGGTGGCTGCCTGTTCTCCGGCCGCGCCGCGGGCAGGACGGCCGCGGCGGCGCTGTGA
- a CDS encoding sulfocyanin-like copper-binding protein, giving the protein MKPRRRSRDLAIALAAGVVAVACVVALSIVMALQHSRIAAGPPYLPGPGMMMGPGMMGQSGMMGPGRSPALPSCSVPALPGTVVEVTLADMHGMMGPFPNGNQGAPMGMMGMMRIAINPATVPPGQVSFRVTNNGALNHELVILPLAKGQYPGQRAVGPDGTVDEAGSVGEASRTCGADKGDENTDNPGIAPGGSGWTTVNLTPGRYELICNISGHYWTGMYAELDVSPTK; this is encoded by the coding sequence ATGAAGCCTCGTCGGCGATCGCGTGACTTGGCCATCGCCTTGGCCGCGGGAGTCGTCGCGGTCGCGTGCGTTGTGGCGTTGAGCATCGTAATGGCCTTGCAGCACAGCCGAATTGCGGCGGGCCCGCCGTATCTTCCGGGTCCCGGAATGATGATGGGGCCGGGGATGATGGGCCAGTCCGGAATGATGGGGCCCGGCCGATCCCCTGCTCTCCCGTCCTGCTCGGTTCCGGCGTTGCCAGGCACCGTGGTCGAGGTGACCCTCGCCGACATGCACGGCATGATGGGGCCCTTCCCGAACGGCAACCAGGGCGCGCCGATGGGAATGATGGGGATGATGCGCATCGCCATCAATCCGGCCACGGTCCCGCCAGGCCAGGTGTCGTTCCGAGTGACGAACAACGGTGCGCTCAACCACGAATTGGTGATTTTGCCCCTCGCCAAGGGTCAGTATCCGGGCCAGCGAGCCGTTGGTCCGGACGGCACAGTCGACGAGGCGGGCAGTGTGGGGGAGGCCTCACGCACCTGCGGTGCCGACAAGGGCGACGAGAACACCGACAATCCCGGTATCGCACCAGGCGGCAGTGGCTGGACCACCGTGAATCTCACACCGGGACGCTACGAGCTGATCTGCAACATCTCCGGCCACTACTGGACCGGCATGTATGCCGAACTGGACGTCAGCCCAACGAAATAA
- a CDS encoding cation transporter — MASEQPTRMLADADRRQVLARRIRLLVAATITYNVIEAAVALTEGTRASSTALIGFGLDSVVEVSSAAAVAWQFAARDPEAREKAALRIIAFSFFGLALYVTVESLRSLLGYGEPRHSIVGITLAAVSLIVMPVLSWAQRRTGRELGSRSAVADSKQTLLCTYLSAVLLAGLLLNTLFGWYWADPIAALVIAGVAVREGREAWRGRNCCAPIIPTETDDDGCDCCDSPQPGHR; from the coding sequence ATGGCGAGCGAACAACCAACCCGCATGCTTGCCGACGCGGACCGTCGACAGGTGCTTGCGCGCCGTATCCGACTGTTGGTCGCCGCCACGATCACCTACAACGTCATCGAAGCTGCGGTTGCCCTCACCGAGGGCACCCGCGCGTCCTCGACCGCGCTCATCGGCTTCGGCCTGGACTCGGTCGTCGAGGTCTCCTCGGCAGCGGCGGTCGCCTGGCAGTTCGCCGCGCGCGATCCTGAGGCGAGAGAGAAAGCCGCCCTGCGGATCATCGCCTTTTCTTTTTTCGGCCTGGCCCTCTACGTGACCGTGGAGTCGCTGCGATCGCTCCTCGGCTATGGCGAACCCCGGCACTCCATCGTGGGCATCACCCTGGCCGCTGTCAGCCTCATCGTGATGCCGGTGCTGTCCTGGGCGCAACGCCGCACCGGGCGAGAACTCGGCTCCCGCTCCGCGGTGGCCGACTCAAAACAGACGCTGCTGTGTACCTACTTGTCAGCAGTTCTTCTGGCCGGCCTGCTGCTCAACACCCTCTTCGGCTGGTATTGGGCTGATCCCATCGCCGCGCTGGTGATCGCAGGCGTCGCCGTCCGGGAAGGGCGTGAGGCGTGGCGAGGCAGAAACTGCTGCGCCCCAATCATTCCGACCGAGACCGACGACGACGGCTGCGACTGTTGCGACTCCCCACAACCAGGACATCGCTGA
- a CDS encoding alpha/beta hydrolase, with protein sequence MAAGVFVGRLGGLAAALGVGAGIALAAQGVAWADTGSAPAGPSSSASSAKTTASASSARHKTRTTANSQAVSVVSNPARAAATVPVPKAPSVVAVALSVLGTTRREDQDAASSVAAVKPSATTSLVPQASTARVAAKAEAVPSAATSPVDESLYSGPPPTIVQRAVVAGLRLINFVTKTFNLPFSLSGTSAQIPFFTDGKPDFFLLAGIKAEKTQYEGMAVWTLTPRNPSGQYVVGIHGGSFIGQISIFHWWTYTDMARDTGATIVVPLYTLAPVGTAATDIPVMADFISAQIAAHGFDNVSVIGDSAGGNIALAALQEIVKRNGVQPHRLVLLAPALDLSDTFPNPVDDPLLGNPHDGHDNNLMSWVGDLDPTDPVVSPIFGSLGGLPPTTVYSSSHDLLTQQALRLRDKATAAGADFAFVLRKGQFHDWTIFAPLPDAFRERAGIYQALGL encoded by the coding sequence ATGGCAGCAGGGGTGTTCGTCGGGCGACTCGGGGGGCTTGCCGCCGCCCTCGGCGTGGGTGCGGGTATAGCGCTGGCGGCCCAAGGCGTGGCATGGGCGGACACGGGATCCGCCCCGGCCGGCCCGTCATCGTCGGCCTCGTCGGCCAAGACCACCGCCTCTGCTTCCAGCGCACGACACAAGACGCGAACCACCGCGAATTCGCAAGCGGTGTCGGTGGTGTCGAATCCCGCACGCGCCGCAGCCACGGTTCCCGTGCCCAAGGCGCCGAGCGTGGTGGCGGTGGCCCTGTCGGTACTGGGCACCACTCGTCGTGAAGACCAGGACGCGGCATCGTCCGTCGCGGCGGTAAAACCCTCCGCCACAACGTCTTTGGTTCCACAGGCATCCACGGCCCGGGTCGCCGCGAAGGCCGAAGCGGTGCCGTCCGCCGCGACATCGCCGGTCGACGAGAGTTTGTACAGCGGTCCGCCTCCCACGATCGTGCAGCGCGCAGTGGTGGCCGGGTTGCGCCTCATCAATTTCGTGACGAAGACTTTCAATCTGCCGTTCAGCTTGAGCGGGACCAGCGCCCAGATCCCGTTCTTCACCGACGGCAAGCCGGACTTCTTCCTCTTGGCGGGGATCAAGGCGGAGAAGACGCAATACGAGGGCATGGCCGTGTGGACGCTCACGCCGCGCAACCCAAGCGGGCAATACGTCGTCGGCATTCACGGCGGCTCGTTCATCGGCCAGATCAGCATCTTCCACTGGTGGACCTACACCGATATGGCTCGTGACACCGGTGCGACGATCGTGGTCCCGCTGTATACCCTTGCGCCCGTTGGCACTGCCGCAACCGATATCCCGGTCATGGCGGACTTCATCAGCGCGCAGATCGCGGCGCACGGCTTCGACAACGTGAGCGTGATCGGTGACTCGGCGGGCGGCAACATCGCCTTGGCCGCACTGCAGGAGATCGTCAAGCGCAACGGGGTCCAGCCGCACCGCCTGGTCTTGCTGGCGCCAGCCCTGGACTTGAGTGACACGTTCCCCAACCCGGTGGACGACCCGCTGCTGGGCAACCCGCACGACGGGCATGACAACAACCTGATGTCGTGGGTGGGCGATCTCGACCCGACCGATCCCGTGGTCAGCCCGATCTTCGGCTCGTTGGGCGGACTGCCGCCGACGACCGTGTACTCGAGTTCGCACGACCTGCTGACCCAGCAGGCATTGCGGCTGCGCGACAAGGCGACGGCAGCGGGTGCGGACTTCGCGTTCGTGCTCAGGAAGGGCCAGTTCCACGACTGGACGATCTTCGCGCCCCTGCCGGATGCTTTCCGGGAGCGGGCCGGGATCTATCAAGCACTGGGGTTGTAG
- a CDS encoding HemK2/MTQ2 family protein methyltransferase produces MTILYPDLQSSVAATAGVYAPQQDSQLLIEAMTLTGAVTGRRVADVCTGSGVIAIAAAQLGARSVTAFDICPKAVQCATGNAADAGVGVDARLGTWGDALEAGPFDVVVSNPPYVPTSPDAHLEEIPADVGPATAWNAGVDGRQVLNPLCDSAADLLTGSGTMLIVQSEFSDTEQSLRRLRSAGLDAEVVLRQLIPFGPVMTARAAWMERIGMLPVGRREEEIVVIQAEKR; encoded by the coding sequence TTGACCATTCTTTATCCCGACCTTCAGAGTTCGGTTGCAGCTACCGCAGGCGTGTATGCGCCGCAACAAGATTCACAACTGCTTATTGAGGCGATGACTCTCACCGGCGCCGTCACGGGACGTCGCGTGGCTGACGTGTGCACCGGGAGTGGCGTCATCGCGATTGCCGCCGCACAACTGGGCGCCCGCAGCGTCACGGCTTTCGACATCTGTCCGAAGGCAGTTCAGTGCGCGACGGGAAATGCTGCCGACGCCGGCGTGGGTGTCGATGCGCGGCTGGGAACGTGGGGAGACGCACTGGAAGCCGGCCCGTTCGACGTGGTCGTGTCCAATCCGCCTTATGTGCCAACAAGTCCCGACGCCCACCTGGAAGAGATTCCCGCGGATGTGGGCCCGGCGACGGCGTGGAACGCCGGTGTCGACGGCCGCCAGGTGCTGAATCCGCTGTGTGATTCGGCTGCTGACCTGCTGACCGGCAGCGGTACGATGCTGATCGTGCAGTCGGAGTTCTCGGACACCGAGCAGTCGTTGCGCCGGTTGCGCAGCGCTGGTCTCGACGCTGAAGTTGTCTTGCGCCAGCTCATTCCGTTCGGTCCGGTGATGACCGCCCGGGCGGCATGGATGGAGCGCATCGGGATGCTGCCCGTGGGCCGACGAGAAGAGGAAATCGTGGTCATCCAAGCGGAAAAGCGTTGA
- a CDS encoding iron-containing redox enzyme family protein, with translation MTLAPIVVEPRLPEARGPVSMAVLDLLTERAPRNHLQRIDSSLHDSDPYGIDVQLALYVCYELHYRGFAGVDPGWEWNPGLLHLRAQLEEAFLAAVQRDVGDISAEDTADAEMEKLTIEPANGTGPSYYLRSTGTWEQMQEYFVHRSLYHLKEGDPHAWAIPRLTGLAKAAFVAIEFDEFGGGRSDHVHQQLFADLMVAAGLDASYLGYIDAVPAESLAVVNLMSYFGLHREHRGAAIGHFASTEITSSPGSRRLVEAMERMGAPETCARFYREHVEADAVHEQVVRTDVVGDLVSREPALDRDVVFGIRAHLMVEDRLADHLMRCWTSGRSSLRRPLS, from the coding sequence GTGACGCTTGCTCCCATAGTTGTAGAACCTCGCCTCCCCGAAGCCCGCGGCCCGGTGTCCATGGCAGTCCTCGACCTTCTGACCGAGCGTGCGCCCCGCAATCATCTGCAGCGGATCGATTCGTCTCTGCACGATTCCGATCCCTACGGCATCGACGTCCAACTCGCCCTCTACGTCTGCTACGAACTCCATTACCGCGGTTTCGCCGGCGTCGACCCCGGCTGGGAGTGGAACCCGGGACTGCTGCATCTGCGGGCCCAACTCGAAGAGGCGTTTCTGGCCGCCGTGCAGCGCGACGTCGGCGACATCAGCGCCGAGGACACCGCCGACGCCGAGATGGAGAAGCTGACCATCGAGCCGGCCAATGGCACCGGGCCGTCCTATTACCTTCGCAGCACCGGCACCTGGGAGCAGATGCAGGAGTACTTCGTGCATCGCTCGCTGTATCACCTCAAGGAGGGGGACCCCCACGCGTGGGCCATCCCCCGGCTGACCGGATTGGCCAAGGCGGCGTTCGTGGCCATCGAGTTCGACGAATTCGGCGGCGGCAGAAGCGATCACGTGCACCAGCAGCTGTTCGCCGATCTGATGGTCGCCGCCGGCCTGGACGCCAGCTATCTCGGTTATATCGACGCAGTACCCGCCGAGTCGCTGGCGGTGGTGAACCTGATGTCGTACTTCGGTCTGCACCGCGAGCACCGAGGTGCGGCCATCGGACACTTCGCGTCCACCGAGATCACCTCATCGCCGGGGTCACGCCGGCTCGTCGAGGCGATGGAGCGCATGGGCGCCCCGGAGACGTGCGCGAGGTTCTACCGGGAGCATGTCGAGGCCGACGCCGTGCACGAGCAGGTGGTGCGTACCGATGTTGTCGGGGACCTGGTGAGCCGGGAGCCGGCGCTGGACCGAGACGTCGTCTTCGGCATCAGAGCCCACCTGATGGTGGAGGATCGCCTGGCCGATCACCTGATGCGGTGCTGGACCAGCGGGCGCAGCTCGCTACGCCGGCCGCTGAGTTGA
- a CDS encoding ArsR/SmtB family transcription factor gives MAMMKDVAAAMQRVELTPAAALFRSLGDVSRLAIVRRLACGPARVTDLVEHVGLSQSTVSKHLACLKDCGLVDSEPRGRASLFRLTQPAAVDLLAAAEEVLTATGQAVAECPNYGADCRPAGTA, from the coding sequence ATGGCGATGATGAAAGACGTGGCCGCGGCGATGCAGCGGGTTGAGCTGACCCCGGCGGCGGCCCTGTTCCGGTCGCTGGGTGATGTGTCGCGGCTGGCCATCGTGCGCCGATTGGCCTGCGGCCCGGCCCGCGTCACCGACCTGGTCGAGCACGTCGGGTTGTCCCAGTCCACGGTCTCCAAACACCTTGCCTGCCTGAAGGATTGCGGGCTGGTGGACTCCGAACCGCGTGGACGGGCGTCGCTGTTCCGACTCACCCAGCCCGCTGCGGTCGATCTCCTGGCCGCCGCCGAAGAAGTGCTGACCGCCACCGGGCAGGCCGTCGCCGAGTGCCCGAACTACGGGGCCGACTGCCGCCCTGCGGGGACGGCGTGA